Proteins from a single region of Belliella baltica DSM 15883:
- a CDS encoding LysM peptidoglycan-binding domain-containing protein translates to MKSRFLSIISKSLFIALFTLVFNQGFGQIPQVPREIIFADLTLKLNEQARREIQLDVDALHRNQTYFKIKLDRVNLYMPIIERELQAIGVPLDLKYLVIQESSLISDAVSTSNAVGFWQFKKGTAEEVFLRVDNQIDERKNIVSSTQGAARYLKKNNSQFDNWMCGLVAYQMGLGGAKSYFGTQYNGKKVVELDRNTHWYFKKFLAHKIAFEGQIGRLVSNTGYLEEISVQGPTTLKAVAARIGVPEAELKAYNKWTSNGQIPGDKTYSIVYVKSGIPQARPAVAKTSTKTDNSATTYQTTRYSQAQANSYPKVTGNTAKSTQTDQILVNDIEAVQAATSTSQDNFTDQIGMRSGKFRRINDLDKKDPIEAGQYYYTAPKKGSADAEIHIVQQGETLWSISQKYGIKLSSLKAKNRIRNDKSLQVGMVLNLQEHRKRGEEIKVLPVNQQRQPAPIPQAQSAPTQTSQPITRPVEQTKPTQQASPTRISHTVSQGENLFRISQKYGVKIEEIKRWNNLSSDNIQLGQKLIIFKP, encoded by the coding sequence ATGAAATCACGTTTTTTAAGTATCATTTCAAAAAGTCTATTCATTGCACTTTTCACTTTGGTTTTTAACCAAGGTTTTGGGCAAATCCCACAAGTTCCAAGAGAAATTATTTTTGCAGACTTGACACTTAAACTTAACGAACAAGCAAGAAGAGAAATCCAACTGGATGTAGATGCTTTACACAGAAATCAAACGTATTTCAAGATAAAACTTGACAGGGTCAACCTATACATGCCTATCATTGAGAGAGAGCTTCAAGCAATTGGAGTCCCACTTGATTTAAAATATTTAGTCATTCAAGAAAGCAGTCTTATTTCAGATGCAGTCTCTACTTCTAATGCAGTTGGCTTTTGGCAGTTCAAAAAAGGAACTGCCGAAGAGGTTTTTTTGCGAGTTGACAATCAGATTGACGAAAGGAAAAATATAGTATCCTCCACTCAAGGTGCAGCAAGATATTTGAAGAAAAACAACAGTCAGTTTGACAATTGGATGTGCGGATTAGTCGCATACCAGATGGGTTTGGGTGGTGCTAAATCATATTTTGGCACCCAGTATAACGGTAAAAAGGTTGTTGAGCTTGATAGAAATACACATTGGTATTTCAAGAAATTTCTCGCACACAAAATTGCTTTCGAAGGGCAAATAGGAAGACTGGTATCGAATACGGGTTATCTGGAAGAAATTTCAGTCCAAGGCCCGACTACACTGAAAGCAGTTGCAGCCAGAATTGGTGTCCCTGAAGCAGAGTTAAAAGCATACAATAAATGGACAAGCAATGGTCAAATCCCAGGTGATAAAACCTATTCTATTGTTTATGTGAAAAGTGGAATTCCACAAGCCAGACCTGCTGTTGCAAAGACGAGTACTAAAACAGATAACTCTGCTACGACTTATCAAACCACGAGATACAGTCAAGCACAAGCCAATTCATATCCAAAGGTCACAGGCAATACTGCTAAGTCCACACAGACAGATCAGATTTTGGTCAATGATATAGAAGCAGTTCAAGCTGCTACAAGCACTTCACAAGACAACTTCACTGATCAAATCGGCATGCGTTCGGGTAAATTCAGGAGAATAAATGATTTGGATAAAAAAGATCCTATTGAAGCAGGTCAATATTATTATACCGCACCAAAAAAAGGGAGTGCAGATGCAGAAATCCACATTGTCCAACAAGGAGAAACACTTTGGTCAATTTCTCAAAAATATGGAATCAAACTTTCTTCATTGAAAGCTAAAAATAGAATCAGAAATGACAAAAGCCTGCAAGTAGGAATGGTTCTCAATCTACAAGAACATAGGAAAAGAGGGGAAGAAATCAAAGTACTTCCTGTAAATCAGCAAAGGCAACCTGCTCCAATTCCGCAGGCGCAGTCCGCTCCTACTCAAACAAGTCAGCCAATAACTAGGCCTGTTGAACAAACTAAGCCAACTCAACAAGCAAGTCCCACAAGGATCAGCCACACTGTATCTCAAGGCGAAAACCTTTTCAGAATAAGTCAAAAGTATGGCGTCAAGATAGAGGAAATTAAAAGATGGAACAATCTCTCAAGTGATAATATCCAGCTTGGGCAAAAATTGATCATTTTCAAACCTTAA